Within the Leptospira ryugenii genome, the region TTTAACAGAAGAGAGTACAGAGCTACTTTATCTTTTAGGTGAAGAAGACCGTATCGTTGGCATATCCGCTTACACAGTAAGGCCAGATAGAGCAAAAAAAGAGAAACCTAAAGTTTCCGCTTTTATCAAAGGAAATTTAAAAAAGATCCAATCATTAAACCCTGATTTGGTGATCGGATTTTCTGATATTCAAGCCAATTTAGCAAAGGATCTGATTTCTTTGGGTTTAAATGTACTCATCACAAACCAACGATCCATTGCTGAAATCCTAAATTCTATGTTTCTGATCGGCACGATTGTAGGTAAAGAAAAAGAAGTAACTTCACTCATCAATGATTGGAAGATAAATCTTCAGACCTATGAAGAGGAGAGTCGAAACCAAACTCAGCGCCCCAAAGTCTTCTTCCAAGAATGGGACGATCCTATCATTTCAGGTATACAATGGGTAAGTGAAGCCATCCAATTGGCTGGTGGTGAGGATGTCTTTCCAAAGTTAGGTGAGGAGAAGGCAGCAAAGGATAGAATTATTACTGCCAAATCCGTAGCAGATACAAATCCCGATGGCATTATAGGTTGCTGGTGTGGAAAACCTATGGATTGGGATTGGGTGAGAAACCACCCAGAATGGCAAAGTACCACTGCCGTCCAAAAGGATACAATCTTTGAGATGGACCCAAGCATCATCCTCCAGCCGGGTCCTGCGCTGTTTACGGATGGGATTCCGAAACTAAGGGAAATTATCTCAGAAATCCGATCCAAACTTTATCCTTAGCCGAAGCGTCCGAGACTCGGGAATCTTCGCACAGGAAATAGTAGCTTTGTCATCTGTTTGTAATCATTTTGTAACAGAAAAATTCTAAGCTTTTGACAATAATCTGATCTGGAGAACTCCATGACTTTTCTCTTCAAGCTACCATACAAGAAAATGAACTCTTTATTGGTATTATCACTTCTCTTTTCTGCACTTACCATATCTCAACTCAGCGCACAAGACACACCGCCAACGGATACTCCTCCGCCTAGTCTTGAAACGGAAAAAAAAGCGGAAGCACCTGTTGTTGAAAAAGAATCAGAAATTGGTTTAGTTAAATTATTCAAAACTGGTGGGTGGTCCATGTGGCCCCTACTACTATCTTCCTTTGTGGCTTTGGGAGTGATCTTCGAAAGAATCTATTTCTTCTTCACGGCAAAATTAGTTCGAAAAGGATTCAACCAGGACCTCCAAGATGCAATCGATTCCAATGGTCTAACCGGTGTATCTCAATTCCTCAGTGCTAACGAAGGACAAAGGATCACTGAGGTTCTCAAAAATGGAATGGAAGTATCGCAAAATGATCCTGAAATTTTTGCATCTGGGATTGAAAGAGAAGCTGGAGAGGTTATCACTCTATTAGAAAAAGGTCTTACGGTATTGGCGGCAGTATCAACGATTGCTCCTCTAGTAGGTTTCTTGGGAACTGTATCTGGTATGATCAATGCTTTCGATGCGATCGCAAATGCTGACCAAGTAAACGCGAAAGTTGTTGCTGGTGGTATCAAAGAAGCTCTCATTACCACAGCTGCTGGTTTGATAGTTGCCATTCCTGCAATGACATTTTACCAATATCTACAAGGTCGCGTCTCCTTCTTCACCTCAGAAGTAGAAGAAGCAGCAAATAAAATTTATAAAGAATACCTAAAAGTAAAAGCCGGCAAAAAAGCTTAATAGGCACCTCATATGATTAAGTTAAAAAAGAAACAGGAGTTAGAAGAGATATCGGCAGCGTCAATGTCGGATATCGCTTTCTTACTTTTGGTATTTTTTATGGTCACGGCAGTATTCTTTGTTAAGGAAGGATTGAATATCAGCCTTCCGAGAAAACAATCGGAGCCGCAACCTTTCTTAAGAAAGAACGTCTACGAGATTCTCGTAACACAAGACAAGTTTAAGATGAGAAACTCTTCTTTCGGGACGAAAGAATTCAGTGACCTTAAAGAATTCAGAAAAGAATTGAACGCAATGGAAATTCCTGATCTTCCGAACAAACTTGCTCTGATTGTAACAACTGGTGATACAAAGTATGGTAAGATGTTGGATGCTCTATCTGCCGTTCAGTTAAGAGGATTTGAAAAAATCTCCGTAAGGAAGAAACAATAATGTTAAAGAGAAAAAGAGTTTCACCAAGTGTGCCTGTTAGCTCGATGGCTGACATTGCTTTTTTGCTTCTTGTCTTCTTTATGGTAACATCTGTTCTTGATTCTGACCCAGATCTTCCTATTGATCTTCCAGATGTTCCTGGTGGAGAACAATTAAACAAAAAAATAGCAAATCTCTATCTAAGCGCTGATGCAAATCGAACTGTTTATTTCAATTCGATCCAAATGCCGATGAACGAGGCAATCAACAACATCAGAGCAAAACTCAGCACCAATCCAGACTTAAAGATTTTGATTCACGCAGATCAAAATTTGACTTACAATGAAATCGATAACACCTTCGAACTCTTGAAAGAAGTTGGTGCTCTAAAAGTTTCTTTGGTTACCAAGACCACCCAGGGTGGTGGATTAACAGGAAAATAGTGTGAATACCATCGCTTTACCAAGACGCTCGAAACGACAGATGGTGCATCGGTTCATTGACCGATACCGAATGGAAGTCGGCCTTGCACTTTCCGTTACTATACAGTTACTTGTTCTCTTTTTTTGGTACACTCCAAGTTTTGAAAGCAATAGTCTTGATGATCTTATCGAAGAAGTTGCCTTCATCGACAATGTTCAGATTACTGAGCCGGTTTCGGAATCAAAACCGACTGATGGAGACTTCGACCTAACGGACAAAGAGAAAGAAGAGAAAAAAGAGGATCCTCGTGTAGCCGGTGCCTCTGATCCGATTGTTTCTGGTGCTACTTCACCAGTTGACTTAACACCGAATGTCCGGCCAGAGTATACGGACGAAGCAAAGTCACAAGGGATCACAGGAACGCTCACTTTGGAAGTGGTGATCGCAGATACGGGCGAAGTGCTCCGAGTGCGCTCAGTCGGAAAGACTTTGGGTGCTGGTTTGGAACAGGCAGCCATTGCTACCTACAAGAGGAAACGTTTCTCCCCTTCTATTTTGGAAGGTAAGGCCATCACTGTAAAAGTTTTGGTTCCGATTCGATTTACGCTAAACTAAAAAACAAAGCCATTCAGTTCTGTTCCTGGATGGCTTTTTCCTCAGTAAGGGGTTTTGTTGGCACCTCTATCCTCTCAATGCGAATTTCATGCACAAAGTCTGGATCATCAAATTTATCTAGGATGGATATTCTTCTCGGGAACTGCTTTCCTTCCCAATTTTCATAATAGCCAAACTTAAGTGTACCTTTGTACCAAGAAAATAGTTCTCGATAGGTGAACTCCACCCACTCCAAAGCACCAGTTTCCTTTTCGAAATAAGCAAGGTATTGGTCAACATCTGGATTTGCATCCACCTGAACATTTGTCAAATAGACTCGTTCATAAGTTTTTCCTAATAATTGAATATCACCAGCATACTGAATGATCTCATAATTTTTTAGATTCCAAACCATCAATAAATACAAACGAAGTGATTCAAGGTAAACCCTGACTTCATCATCGCCGGTAAACACCTTTCCAGTATCTGGCGAAATTTGGTAAACGTCCTTCTTTACCAATCCATAGTAGATCCCTTTGTTGACTCCGTTTAATAACTCGATCTCCATTGAGTCTTTTTCAAAATCTAAAAACACTTTCATTCGTTGTTCATTTTCTTTGATGGGTGTGAAAAACCGGACTGCTTTCGAATGCCATACATCTTTCAATGTAAATTGGATTTGTTTGTAGCGTTTCCAATCATCTGGTTTCATCGCTGGCTCAATTGGATTTGTAATAATGGTTAAGCCTTTTTGTTTTAAGTCGGGATTGATCCCGGTTTGGGCTAATTCCTTCGGTCTGAGATCTGCAAGTTTACATGAGCAAAGTATGGTAAGAATCGAAAAATATGCTAAGTTCCGTAATGCTTTCATCTAATTCCATCTGAGTGAAAAAGATAACAATGTCAATGCGTATAAATAAAAAAGGCTGGTCTAAGCCAGCCTTGAAAAATTTTCTTGTGTCAAGTGCTTACGCTTTCGCGCTAGATGCACCTGATTTTTTAATAGATTCAGCAACTTCGTTGATCTTTGCTTTTACAGACTCAATCTTTCCTTCTGGCATTCTTGCTTTGATTTCTTCAGAAATCTTATTGTAGTTTTCTACAATCTTAGTGCGAGTTTCTTCGTAATTTTTTCCAGCAACACTAGAGAATTCTTTAATGTCTGTTAGGATTTTATCAACACTTTGGCGGACCTTAACGGATTGCTCAGAATTGTCAGATGCTCCTTTAGAGACCAATTCATTGTAAGTTTGCTCTAACTGAACTTTTGCTTTGTCTAAGCCTTCTTTTCCAGAATTGAAGATACCGATTCCGGCATTAAGGATGTCCATGATTTGTTTTTCCATTGTTTTGCTCCTGGTTGTTTTCACCTATTGTGCATTGCACAATCCAATCTTGTGCGATGCACAATTTCTGTAAAGTACTTTTTTAGGAGTTAAACGGATTTTTTTTAAGAATGGGCACCGATTAGCTTTTCACGTTGGTGTGCCATGATATTGGCTAGAATGTCACGATAGGCTTCTCTGCCAGGGTATGCCGCTTGGGCGACACCTGTGGCTACAGCTGCCTCTGCGACGGCTGGCGCAACATGGTAGAGAACTCGTGCATCCAATGGCTTTGGAATGATGTATTCTTTGTTGAATTCAATTTTTGAGAGTCCATATGCCTCTGCTACTTCATTAGGTACAGGTTCTTTCGTTAGTTCCGCCAGAGCGTAAGCCGCTGCTAGTTTCATTTCCATATTTACTATCTTTGCTCGGACATCCATGGCTCCGCGAAAGATGAAAGGAAAGCCAAGGACATTGTTTACCTGGTTGGGGAAGTCACTGCGACCTGTTGCCATAATCAAGTCATCACGTGTGCTCACAGCCAAATCATACGAGATCTCTGGATCTGG harbors:
- a CDS encoding MotA/TolQ/ExbB proton channel family protein; its protein translation is MTFLFKLPYKKMNSLLVLSLLFSALTISQLSAQDTPPTDTPPPSLETEKKAEAPVVEKESEIGLVKLFKTGGWSMWPLLLSSFVALGVIFERIYFFFTAKLVRKGFNQDLQDAIDSNGLTGVSQFLSANEGQRITEVLKNGMEVSQNDPEIFASGIEREAGEVITLLEKGLTVLAAVSTIAPLVGFLGTVSGMINAFDAIANADQVNAKVVAGGIKEALITTAAGLIVAIPAMTFYQYLQGRVSFFTSEVEEAANKIYKEYLKVKAGKKA
- a CDS encoding ExbD/TolR family protein, whose product is MMLKRKRVSPSVPVSSMADIAFLLLVFFMVTSVLDSDPDLPIDLPDVPGGEQLNKKIANLYLSADANRTVYFNSIQMPMNEAINNIRAKLSTNPDLKILIHADQNLTYNEIDNTFELLKEVGALKVSLVTKTTQGGGLTGK
- a CDS encoding energy transducer TonB, giving the protein MVHRFIDRYRMEVGLALSVTIQLLVLFFWYTPSFESNSLDDLIEEVAFIDNVQITEPVSESKPTDGDFDLTDKEKEEKKEDPRVAGASDPIVSGATSPVDLTPNVRPEYTDEAKSQGITGTLTLEVVIADTGEVLRVRSVGKTLGAGLEQAAIATYKRKRFSPSILEGKAITVKVLVPIRFTLN
- a CDS encoding cobalamin-binding protein; the encoded protein is MSFPERIICLTEESTELLYLLGEEDRIVGISAYTVRPDRAKKEKPKVSAFIKGNLKKIQSLNPDLVIGFSDIQANLAKDLISLGLNVLITNQRSIAEILNSMFLIGTIVGKEKEVTSLINDWKINLQTYEEESRNQTQRPKVFFQEWDDPIISGIQWVSEAIQLAGGEDVFPKLGEEKAAKDRIITAKSVADTNPDGIIGCWCGKPMDWDWVRNHPEWQSTTAVQKDTIFEMDPSIILQPGPALFTDGIPKLREIISEIRSKLYP
- a CDS encoding ExbD/TolR family protein, which produces MIKLKKKQELEEISAASMSDIAFLLLVFFMVTAVFFVKEGLNISLPRKQSEPQPFLRKNVYEILVTQDKFKMRNSSFGTKEFSDLKEFRKELNAMEIPDLPNKLALIVTTGDTKYGKMLDALSAVQLRGFEKISVRKKQ
- a CDS encoding LBF_0142 family lipoprotein translates to MKALRNLAYFSILTILCSCKLADLRPKELAQTGINPDLKQKGLTIITNPIEPAMKPDDWKRYKQIQFTLKDVWHSKAVRFFTPIKENEQRMKVFLDFEKDSMEIELLNGVNKGIYYGLVKKDVYQISPDTGKVFTGDDEVRVYLESLRLYLLMVWNLKNYEIIQYAGDIQLLGKTYERVYLTNVQVDANPDVDQYLAYFEKETGALEWVEFTYRELFSWYKGTLKFGYYENWEGKQFPRRISILDKFDDPDFVHEIRIERIEVPTKPLTEEKAIQEQN
- a CDS encoding phasin-related domain-containing protein, translating into MEKQIMDILNAGIGIFNSGKEGLDKAKVQLEQTYNELVSKGASDNSEQSVKVRQSVDKILTDIKEFSSVAGKNYEETRTKIVENYNKISEEIKARMPEGKIESVKAKINEVAESIKKSGASSAKA